The genomic window AATGCCGATGTCCTGAAGTCGACCGTCGAGGCGGTTGCCGTCCCGGCCATGAACAGGACCAGGATGGCCGCGATGGACGCATATTTCATGTCAGTTCTCCTCCGTTGGCTTTCTGCTTTCTGGAAGAGCGTGTCCGAATAAGGAAGCTCTCCGCAGTGCGGCTGTCGCTGCACAGCGAGTGTTGAATCTCAAGCAAACGCGTATTCAGTTACATCAATTCCCCCTTTCATCCCCCTTTTGCATAGGGGGAAGAGGGGGGATTTACTTCCGCATCCGGCGGCGCAGGGCCACGAGCCCGATCAGCCCGCTGCCCAGCAGCCAGGCGGCGGCGGGGATGGGGACGGCATTCGTCGCGGTGTAAAGCGTTCCATCAAGATAAGCGGTCTGGATGATTTGATAGGGTAAGTTGTAGAAACCAGAACTATGATCATCGCTGAGTAATTGAATATTTGTGAGGCTGAAGGTAGGTGTGCCCGTCAGCATTAAGACAACCCCGGGTTGCAGGTTGAGTGGATTTGCTTTTTCGCCATAAACGCCGTAGTTCGTCAGCATGATGTCCCACATTTTAATTGTCGTAGATGGAGGAATAACGATGTCGTTCGGTACCGCACCACCGGCAGATTGATACCTCACGGACAAGGTCAGTTGCTCGATAGGGTTGACACCAACGGACGTAAAGAGATCAAACCCGTCCAGCAGGTCAAAATTCAACGTATTGTCCACAGCGAAATACACGGTGGACGAAAAACCCGGCGTTGTGGTTAACACCAACATCAGAGCAATGATAAAGATTGCTGCAGGTTTTCGTGCCTTCATATCGATACCTCCTTGTCTCCGGGTAGAATTGACCATTAGTGTGTAAGTAAGTACTTGATGCAGCTGTTGTCCGCTCCGGTGATCAACCCATCACCATTACAGTCCATCCATGGATGGGCAACCCCGCCGTTCACCAAGTAATATTTCAACGCGCTGTTGTCCGCTCCGGTAATGTAACCGTCTCCATTCACATCGCCCCTCTGCCTGATGATGACCGGACCCCATCCGGTAGTGTCATCCCGCACAACGCCGCCCGTGGTGACGATGTTGTCGTAGGGGGGATGAGTCCTCCCGAGGGCTAATGCGATCCCAAAGTTCGTATCCGTCCCGGCCACCCTGTTGAACCGGGCCGTGCCCAGCAGGACCCGTGTGCCGGTAACCCCCGCTGTCGGATTGCCCGTGTCCAGCTTGCCGCCGATGAAGACGATACGCCCCGCAGTCGAGGTATCAGGATTCACGTAAGCGATCGGCGCCGCCGACGTCCCGAGGTACCAGACCGCTTGATTCTTTGTGGCGGATGTGACGGTGAGCTTCGTGGCGTCGTAGTAGAGCGTGACCCCATAGCTGCAAAGGGGAGTGCCCGAGATATCGGCATAGAGGTAAACAGCGAGATCCGTCGCCGTGTAGGCGCCTTCCGCGTAGATGGCAAGCTGCGCGAGCGCGGCGGACGGCAGTACAAGTAGAACCAATGCTGCCAAGATTACACCGGGTGATCTTCTCTTGCTTCTCATGCCCGTGGCCCTCCTTTATATTCTTCTCCGCCTCAGCGCTTGCGGCCGGTTCGCTCGTCAGTCTGCGGGACCGGATCGTAAACAAAACAGCCGGGTGCCCCTCTATGTGATTGAAGGCAACCCGGCTATCCTTGCGCGTTCCGGCCTGAGCTTTCCCAAGGACCCGTGGCTTTCCGTCCCCCGATTACTCGAGGTTTGGCTTTTTCTTCCCGTCCTTATGCGCTCCAGTTATGAAAGGCTTTGGATTTATGAATTTTTCCCCCGCTTAAACAGACTGGATGGAACGCCAAATGCGCCTCGGATGCATTACACACATCCAGTTCAACGATTGAAACAAGATACATCCCCCGTGCCAAAGAAATAACCTGTTGACATGACATGTCATTAGCCGGTCATGCGTTTTATCGGTCACGTTGAAATTGTAAACAGGAGCGACGGCTACTTTAAACGATTGCAACCAATTCAATGAAAGCTTATGAAAAATATGGATTTTATTGTTTGCCCCATTTTGTAAAAAAAACCGACGAAAAGCCGCATCTTGCCCTCCTGCAAATGACAAAGCTGTGCTTCACACGCTTAAAAAAGTGGATAGTCGGAAATAAAATGCAGGCGTTATGAAGAGCAAAAGCCCCGGCAAGACGGGCTGCGCCGTCTCCCGGGGCCTTCTTGGGGTTTCTGTCCGAATATCGCTACTTCTTTATACGGCGGCGGATGGCCACCAGGCCGATCAAGCCGCTGCCCAGCAGCCAGGCGGCAGGGGGAATGGGAACGGGCGCCGCAAATGTGCTTTCAGAAAACGCCCCGTTCAGCGCCTCGCCCTGTGCGAATGCCCAATTGTCCAGGCCGAAGGTGAAATTGGCGACGTAGTAGCCTTGGTAGGCGGGGTCTATCGTGTTTGTGTTCTGGAAAAGAGCCATGAAGGTTCCCGTCACGGATTCCGGGTGGTTGTGGGACTCGATCCAGCCTCCGGGCAACAGCATACCCTGCAGGCCGCCGAAGGTGATGTTGAGGTTGTAGTTGAGAAAGGTCCCGCGTGTCAGTCCGGCTTCGCCGCCCACGCCGGGGGCGTGCCAGAGACGGGCGTATTCGGCGGCGCCGGCATTCTGCCCGGTCACCTGGAGAGTGAAATCCCGGTAGTAGCCGCCCGACAGATTGCTGAAGTAACCGTTTGCGGAGGTGCTCGTGCCGCCCGTTTCGTCGTAGAGCTGAATGAAGCCCGTGTTGGTGTTGTTGGGGTTTCCCCAGCCGCTGTATTCGCCGTGCGACGGGTCCGTTGTGTAATACCATGCGGTCAGGAAGATGCTCGCGTTAGGCCAATAGTCGGGGGCGTTATTCGAAAAAAAGATGCCTGCATCCCGGAAGCCTGTGTTGTAGGGTGCCGCTGCGTCTCTTGCAGGGATCGCGTAGGTTCCGGTTGCATTGACCCCGCTCTGCGCGTCTGCGAGGGTTTCGTATCTCGTCACGGTTCCCGTGTATGAGACCCGGTCCGTGCCCGCAAAAAAGGCCGCCTGAGCGTTCGTGCCGATCAGAAGTGCAAGAAGCAGGGAAAACGTCAAAAAGCATCGCCGCATGATTGCTCTCCTTTGGAAATTCGAAAAGTTTCAGGGGTTGATCCGTGACTGCACGGGACTTTTTGTTATGGCGTCCTCGCACCTTCTGCGCGTTTCACGGGGAAGGGCACGGGGGTGCCTTTGTCTGACGCCGCCGCCGGACCGCCACCAGGCCGATCAAGCCGCTGCCCAGCAGCCAGGCGGCAGGGGGCAGCGGCACGGCGTTGACGGCGACGGCGTCGAGTGCCGGGCCGTAGGCGTCGGTCTCGAGGCTCTCGAAGACCAGGGTTGTTGCATAGGCGCGGGCCGTGAAGACGAACTCCCGCGTGTCCCAGCCCATGGCAGTGCGGGTCTTTCCCGTCGTGTCGAAGGCGTAGTCGCCGGAGCCGATGCCGATGGCCGTAACCCGGAGATCCTTAATCGCCTCACCGCCGTCGGGGTTGCCCGCCATGGCGAACGTCACCCGGTATGTCGTGCCGGGCACGGTGCCGAATTGCTGGGACAGCGATCCGGGGCCGTTGCCGCTGAGGTCTATGCTGCGGCTTCCCTCGGCGGGCTGCCAGTAGCTGTCGATCCAGTCGATGCTGTTGCCGCCGACGGCCCAATCGGAGAGTCTCATGTCCCCGTAATATAGGGTGCTGAAAACGCCGCCCGGGTAAGAGCCGTTCTCGAAGCTGCCGTTCAGGATGTCCGCGCCGGCAGGTGTTGCCAGCAGGGTGACGATGAGCGCGACGGTGAAGGGCTTCCGCATGGTTCTCCTCCTTGCATGTCGGGAAGCGCGGCTGACGCCGGTCGAAGGTTTACGCCTTGCCGCGGCATTGCGCGGCCGGTGCCTTCGCGCCGATGAATGCATCGGCGGGGGCCACGGTCGGATGTGAGATGCCCATTATCGAAGGGGAATGTTCCGAACGTCCGATCGGCCGCACCCGGTCAATCGGTTGCACCGTGCGGGGAATGTGCAAGAATTATGCGAAAATGGGTGTCAGAGGCCGGCCTGCGAGGTGGCCGGAAAGGCTCTCGGGGCGCGGGTTTCCATGAGCAGGGTGGGGGCCTTTCCGCCGTTCCGCGTGTCCGGCAGGCGGCAGGGGTCGGAAAGCTGACGCCGCACACCGGGGAACTGCCGATTTCGAGGTTCGATGGACACGGCGCCACGTGCCGTTGCCGCCGGCGGGAATCACGTATGAACCGGAAACTCTCCGATCATGGGTCTTTGGGGTCGTTCGGGAATCGGGACAGCAGCATCGTCACAAGGCCTGGTAGGTTTCGCCTGCGCTGCAAAAAAGAAGGCGGGGTTGCGGCCCCGCCTTCTTTCTTTCGGGTCGGGTGTGCGGGTTACCTCTTGAACCGGCGCAGCGCCACCAGCCCCAGCAGGCCCGAGACCAGGAGCCATGCCGTGGGCGGGACGGGGACCGGGGGACCGTAAAGGCCAAGGTGAGAGATCTCGCCCTTTTCCGTCCAGAAATTGATCAAATTAATCGTTTCTTTGCCGTCCCAATGCAGGGAGGTCAAATTGAACAGATACCACGAGGGTATGTGATTGCCATCTTTCACGAAGAGATAAATGGGGCCCCACGTGATGGCGGGCTGCGGAGCACCGGCCCACTTTATTTCTGCGGATTCGTTGTCGTTAGAAAAAGTAGTCGTGTAGGATGTTTGGTAAAGGCCTGTCGCAGGCGACGTGTTCGCGTCCTTTTTGTACAATTCAGAGAACACTCCGGTATACCCAACGATCGCCTTGATCGCATCGGCGTTCAGATTTGCGGTGCCTGTTCCTGCCCACCAGGTTGTTCCGTAACTGGGGTCGGAGCTGTAAAGCGGCGTATCGCTCCATGCATAGCTATGGGCATTTATAACAAGCGATGCGTTTGCCTGGCCGGCGGCAAAACTGAAAACCAGCGCTGCTGCCAAGAGGACCCCTATTTTCTTTTTCATTCTCCCTTCTCCTGCAAGCTGCATATTTTCCGTAAACGGTGCTTATTGCTCGGTGCTCACGCACGACAAAGAATCAGTTATGACGGTTCCGTGAGTTCTACCCGGTCTGAGAGGCCGCCGCGTTCTTCGGACCATTTCTTGAGTCTCACCTGATTATGGCCAACCCGCTCAGGTCCGCGCCCACCACCCGGACCGGTTCGGATGTTTCCATCTCCACATCGCCCCGCGCAATCGTGGGTGTAAGGCTGGGTTTCCGGTCAGTCGGCGGCAAACATCGCGCCCAGCCTGCCCCGCAGGCTAAAAGCATAAAAGGGCAACAGAACGTTCCCTCTATCCGCAGTCCATAAGGAGTAAGTGCCTGGCTCCCCTGCCCATGGGTACCCTTCGCGGTATTTTCCAGAAATCGGCCATGCGATAAAAGCATGTTTTTTTGTCCGGAAGTAGACTTTTCATAATGTCCGTTTCGCTGACCCTGACGCGGCCGCCCTGCAGCGCGGGAAGTTCAAGACAGCATGTGTTTTCTGTCTCTGTGGCTCCAGGAATTGGTTGCGCAGGTTGCACAAGGTGCAGTTTGCGCATCAAAACGCGCTAAAAAAATGCATAGGGTGAGCCAAGTTCTTAATACGTTGTTATTATTGAAAAAAGCATAAAATTGTCTTCCGGCCGTGACGCGGATTTGTAAAAAATATTTACATGATTGCGGCGTCTTTATGCCACTGATGCAACCAAAGTTATCAACAGCTTCGATTTCGCAAAAAAATTCCCATCGCTTCAGGAATGTAAAAGATGCCGACAAATACGGCTCTTCTTTCGGTTTGGCCGCCCCTGCCCCGGATGGCGCGAGAAAAATTTTGCACAAAAAGGGCGCTCACGGCGCCCTTTTTCGACTGACTATTTCTTGAATCTTCGCCTGAATGCGACCAGCCCGAGCAGGCCCGAGCCAAGGAGCCAGAGAGCCCCGGGGATGGGGACGGGATTGCCCTCCACGTTGATGCTGTATGTCCGTGGGCCGCCATCGCTGAAGAGGCTCAGGGCAAGCGTGCCGCCGATTCCCGGCGGTACGGCGCCCTCGGCGGGCCAGTACCAGTGCGTGTTGTTTCCGCCGTCAGAATAGCCGATCACTCCCCCCGGGGGGTAGTAATTATCCCCTTGGGCAATCTTGGGGTAATACCAGCCGATGATGTCGTTCTTCTGTACGGCAATCCCCGGCAGGTTGAAATGATAGAATCGGTCCCACTGGCTGACGGTTTCCATGGGGCTCATGCCGACGACAATGTAGTCTGACCCGCTCTGCCGAAAGATGACCAGCTGGACGTTCCGGGCTGACGAGTCCGGCTGTGACGGCTCGAGCTTGTAGTACTGCTTTGCATAGATGTTCCAGCCGGTGAGGGTCCCGTCCGCCGAAACCCTTGACGTCAGATCGACGAAGATGATGCCTGATGCCCCGTCGCGCGTCTCAGGGTTCTGGCTGAGCGGGTCCTGTCCGCCCATAATGAGCGCCGCCCCGGCCGTGACAGCGCCCAGATGAACCGCGGCGAGGGCCGCCAGGAGAATCCATACGTGATTGATGCGCCTCATGCGACCTCCTCCTTTGTGTATGCGTTGCGCCTCCCTCTCTATTCCGCTGATGCCGAAAAGCCGAATTGTTCGCGTTCCGCATGCGCCGGGCGGCGTGCTCTCCGGGGCGGTGCCGATACAGGCCGGTTGTCCGTTACCGGGTGCGGCGGCGCCCGATTACCACAAGTCCTACCAGTCCCGAGCCCAGGAGCCAGAGAGCGCCGGGGATCGGGACGACGTTGACGGCGACGGCGTCGAGTGCCGGGCCGTAGGCGTTGCTCTCGAGGCTCTCGAAGACCAGGGTCGTTACAGTGTTGCGGGCCGTGAAGACGAAATCCCGCGTGTCCCAGCCCATGGCAGTGAGGGTCTTTCCCGTCGTGTTGAAGGCGTAGACGCCGGAGCCAATGCCGACGGCTGTAACCCGGAGATCCTTAATCGCATCACCGCCGGCGGGGTTGCCCGCCATGGCGAACGTCACCCGGTATGTCGTGCCGGGCACGGTATCGAATTGCTGGGACAGCGACCCGGGGCCGTTGCCGCTCAGGTCTATGCTGCGGCTGCCCACGGCGGGTTGCCAGTAGCTGTCGATCCAGTCGATGCTGTCGCCGCCGACGATCCAACCGTTGATGGCGGTACTGCCGGCATACAGGGTGCTGAAGGCGCCCCCGGAATAGGTGCCGAGCTCGAAACTGCCGTTCAGGATGGCAGCGCCGGCAGGTGTTGCGATCAGGGAGACGAAGAGTGCGACAATCAGGAGCTTCCGCATGGTTTTCCTCCTCTGCTTATCGGGAAGCGCGGCTGACGCCGGTCGAAGATTTGCGCCTTGCCGCGGCATCGCGCGGTCCTGCTGCAGTCTATCCGAAATCGACGGCTGTGGATTGTACTCCGAACCTTCCGCGACGCATGCTAGCCAAGCGTTTCCGGAAAAGCAATACGGAAAAATCATGAAAATAGCGTTTCCGGCCTACGAAAAAAGCATGACTCGAATCCGGCCGTAACCGGCTCCCACGGCCTTTCATCCTCAGGCTGCATTCGGGCATCAGGAAAGAGCCGGACGGTCCGTCCCGCCGCCGGTTCACCCGCCGACGCACGGCCGGGCCCGGCGGTCTTCGGTCTCGTGATCGGTTGTCAGGTCTCGCTGGTCCAGGTGGAGTGTCCGATCGTCGAATCGCCTGCACCGTGGCGATTCAATGCACCGCTGTTTTGATACGCAAGAATCGTGCGAAAAAGGCGTCGGATGCGGTCAGGCGGGGTGGCCGGAAACTCTTGCTGGGCGCGGGTTTCCGGGCGCCTCAGGGGGCGGCGTTCGACCGGCACGCACGGCCCAGCGCGAAAAACGTCAAGGTATTGACAGAGAGCGGCTTCGGGGCGTCGGTTTCCCGTCGCATCGGGGACGCTGTTGACCAAGTTGACTGGCTATCCCGTCCGCACATCGGGGACGTTGGTAACAAATTAGACAAACTGCAGAAAGGGCGTGGGGCATGACTTTGTCTAATTAGTTGCCGACGTCCCCGGTCCTAGAACAGGCCGCCCAGGCTGCCGGCGTAGCCCGTCATCTCCACGTAGCCCTCGCAGGTGACGGGGCTGCCCCCGGAGGTTCCCCTCCCGTCGACGGCCCCCTCCCAGTAGGTCACGCCCGTCGAGCCCTCCGTGATCAATTCCTGGGCGGCGACGAGCGGCGCGAGCTGCAGGTCGATGCCGGCCGTGGGGATGCGGATGTGCCAGCGGCTGGGGTACTTCCCGCCGCTTCTCGGGCTCGTCCAGGTTGCGAGGGCCTCGACGCGGATCTCGTCGAGCGTCAGGTGCCTCGACCGGCCGTCGGCCTCCACGAGGGTGCCCGAGGATTCCTTTTCCACCGTACCGTCCTTCTTCCGCAGGAAGTACAGCATCAGGTCCCGGCCGTCGGAGAGGTGGATCGAGAACCAGTCCCAGCCGACCTGGTCCTTCGTGAGGGCGTTGGAGCTGAACTCCTGATCGAACCAGCTCACCCCCTGCACGGGCACGGGTCTCTGGGAGGCCGGCGTCCGGATCGTTCCCGCCGCGGCCAGGTCGGTGAAGGAATAGT from Syntrophaceae bacterium includes these protein-coding regions:
- a CDS encoding choice-of-anchor C family protein, giving the protein MRKLLIVALFVSLIATPAGAAILNGSFELGTYSGGAFSTLYAGSTAINGWIVGGDSIDWIDSYWQPAVGSRSIDLSGNGPGSLSQQFDTVPGTTYRVTFAMAGNPAGGDAIKDLRVTAVGIGSGVYAFNTTGKTLTAMGWDTRDFVFTARNTVTTLVFESLESNAYGPALDAVAVNVVPIPGALWLLGSGLVGLVVIGRRRTR
- a CDS encoding VPLPA-CTERM sorting domain-containing protein; this encodes MKARKPAAIFIIALMLVLTTTPGFSSTVYFAVDNTLNFDLLDGFDLFTSVGVNPIEQLTLSVRYQSAGGAVPNDIVIPPSTTIKMWDIMLTNYGVYGEKANPLNLQPGVVLMLTGTPTFSLTNIQLLSDDHSSGFYNLPYQIIQTAYLDGTLYTATNAVPIPAAAWLLGSGLIGLVALRRRMRK
- a CDS encoding choice-of-anchor C family protein, whose amino-acid sequence is MRKPFTVALIVTLLATPAGADILNGSFENGSYPGGVFSTLYYGDMRLSDWAVGGNSIDWIDSYWQPAEGSRSIDLSGNGPGSLSQQFGTVPGTTYRVTFAMAGNPDGGEAIKDLRVTAIGIGSGDYAFDTTGKTRTAMGWDTREFVFTARAYATTLVFESLETDAYGPALDAVAVNAVPLPPAAWLLGSGLIGLVAVRRRRQTKAPPCPSP
- a CDS encoding VPLPA-CTERM sorting domain-containing protein, which produces MRRCFLTFSLLLALLIGTNAQAAFFAGTDRVSYTGTVTRYETLADAQSGVNATGTYAIPARDAAAPYNTGFRDAGIFFSNNAPDYWPNASIFLTAWYYTTDPSHGEYSGWGNPNNTNTGFIQLYDETGGTSTSANGYFSNLSGGYYRDFTLQVTGQNAGAAEYARLWHAPGVGGEAGLTRGTFLNYNLNITFGGLQGMLLPGGWIESHNHPESVTGTFMALFQNTNTIDPAYQGYYVANFTFGLDNWAFAQGEALNGAFSESTFAAPVPIPPAAWLLGSGLIGLVAIRRRIKK